The Sphingomonas donggukensis genomic interval CCTGTACGCCGACTGGGCCGAAATCCCCGGCTGGCAGGAAGCGGAGGCGGAGAACAACGTCGGCCTCGACCTGCTCGACCACCTGACCCACAACGTCCGCCGCGGGCAGATGCAGGTGTGGAGCGCCTTCTACAAGGAGCTGTTCGGGTTCGAGGAACAGAAGTATTTCGACATCAAGGGCCAGGCGACGGGCCTGTTCAGCCAAGCGATGATCGCCCCCGACAAGGCGATCCGCATTCCCCTGAACGAAAGCCAGGACGACAAGAGCCAGATCGAGGAATTCATCCGCGAGTATAAGGGCGAGGGCATCCAGCACCTCGCGCTGACCACGCCCGACATCTTCGACACGGTCGAGCGGCTGCGCGCGCGCGGCGTGAAGCTGCAGGACACGATCGAGACCTATTACGAGCTGGTCGACAAGCGCGTGCCCGGCCACGGCGAAGACCTGGAACGCCTGCGCCGCAACCGCATCCTGATCGACGGCAATGTCGGCGACGAAGGCATCCTGCTCCAGATCTTCACCGAAAACATGTTCGGGCCGATATTCTTCGAGGTCATCCAGCGCAAGGGCAACGAAGGGTTCGGCAACGGCAATTTCCAGGCGCTGTTTGAGTCGATTGAACTCGACCAGATTCGACGCGGCGTAATCCAGGTCGACGCATAAGCGTCGGCCGCGATGCCGAGCGCAGGCGAGGCCCGCGCCCGGCCAGCGGGAACGGAGCCGGCCCACAGGGCGCGGCTTCGCCGCGACTGACGGGCCGGCGGGCCGCGTCCGGACCGGCGCGTAACTGGACCCCGGCCTGCGCCGGGGTGGCGGAGTAAGATGATGGCAGACCAGCACTACACCCCCGGCTTCGCCAACCACATTGCGACCGAGGCGGTGCCCGGCGCTCTGCCGGTCGGGCGCAACAGCCCGCAGAAGACACCGTTCGGGCTCTATGCAGAGCAACTGTCCGGCACCGCCTTCACCGCGCCGCGTAGCGAGAACCGCCGCAGCTGGCTCTACCGCCTGCGCCCGACCGCCAACCACCCCGCCTTCACCCTCTATGACGGCGCGCCGGATCTGAAGTCGGCGCCGTTCGACGATGTGCCGCCCTCCCCCAACCGGCTGCGCTGGGATCCTTTGCCCTATCCGGACGCGGCGACCGACTGGATCGACGGGCTCGTCACCTACGGCGGCACCGGAAGCGTCGCCGAGCAGACCGGGGTCGGCATCCACCTCTACGCCGCGACCGCCGACATGCAGCGGGCGTTCTTTTCCGCTGACGGCGAGTTGCTGATCGTGCCGCAGGAGGGCGCGCTCCACATCGAGACCGAGATGGGGCGGATCGACGTCGCCCCGCTGTCGATCGCGCTGATCCCGCGCGGTGTGCGATTCCGCATCACCCTGCCCGATGGCAAGGCGCGCGGCTATGTCTGCGAAAACTACGGCGCGCTGTTCCGCCTGCCCGACCTCGGGCCGATCGGCGCCAACGGCCTGGCCAATCCGCGCGATTTCGAGACTCCGGCGGCGTGGTACGAGGACAGCGATGCCCCGTGCGACGTCATCCAGAAATTCCAGGGCGGGCTGTGGCGGACGCGGCTCGACCATTCGCCGTTCGACGTGGTGGCGTGGCACGGCAATCTGGCACCGTGCCGCTACGACCTGACGCGGTTCAACACGATCAACACCGTCAGCTTCGACCATCCCGACCCGTCGATCTTCACCGTGCTGACCGCGCCGAGCGATACGCCGGGCACCGCGAATTGCGACTTCGTGATCTTCCCGCCGCGCTGGATGGTGGCGGAGGACACGTTCCGCCCGCCGTGGTTCCACCGCAACGTGATGAGCGAGTTCATGGGCCTGATCACCGGCGCCTATGATGCGAAGGAAGGCGGCTTCGCGCCGGGCGGCGCGTCGCTGCACAATCAGATGAACGGCCACGGGCCCGACCAGGCGAGCTATGAAAAGGCGGTCGCGGCAGACCTGAAGCCCCACAAGATCGACGGCACGATGGCGTTCATGTTCGAGACGCGCCACGTCGTCCGCCCGACCCGCTGGGCGAGCGAGGCGCCGACGATGCAGCTCGACTATGACGACGTGTGGTCGGGCTTTGCCAAGGCGCAGCTGCCCCGGTGAGCGATGCGGCTCGGGTGTACGCCACTCCGCCGGGGGTAAAGCTCGGCCCGATCGATCAGGTCGCCGACGGCAAGGCGCGCAATTTCGTGCTCCAGTTGCGCGCCGGACGATTTCACGGCTTCGTGGTGCGGCGAGGGGATGGGGTGGTCGGCTATGTCGATCGCTGCCCGCACATGCAGGTGCCGATGGCGCAGCGGCTGGACGAGTATCTGACCCCGGACGGATCGCTGATTGCGTGCAGTTGGCACGGGGCGCTGTTCAGGGTCGAGGACGGGGTGTGCGTGGGCGGGCCGTGTGCGGGGCAGGCGCTGACGCCGTGGCCCGTCGCGGTGGTGGATGGGGGAATCGTGACGGCTTGACTCCCCTCTCCGTTCGTTTCGAGCGCAGTCGAGAAACCTGCGCTCGGACCCGTTTCTCGACTTCGCTCGAAACGAACGGATGGGGGTTACACCGCCGCCCGCGCCCGCTCCGCCAGCCTTTCCACCGCCGCCGCGTGGATGCCGGGCGCTGCCGCGAGCACGCCGAACGCGCGCGCGTCGTGGGTATTGAACGCTAGCGGGTCGCCGAATGCGTCGCTGACCGTGGCGCCGGCCTCGGTCGCGATCAGCGCGGCGGCGGCGACGTCCCATTCGTGGCCCCAGCGTACCGTCGCGACCAGGTCGGCCTTTCCTGCCGCCACCATCGCGATGCGGAGTGCGATCGAATTGGGCTTGGGCACCATCGCCAGGTCGGCATCGACGCGCGGGAGGCTATCGGCGGGGACGCGGGCGCCGGCCAGAGAGTCTCGATTGGCGACCCGGATCGACGCTCCGTTGCGGGTCGCGCCATTGCCCCGCTCGGCGATCCACACTTCGTCTCGTGCCGGCGCGTCGAGCACGCCGATCACCGGCACGCCGCGCTCTACCAATGCAATCGACACCGCCCAACCGGGGCGCCCGCGCACGTAATCGCGGGTGCCGTCGATCGGATCGACCACCCACACCCGCTCGCTCGCCAGCCGCGCGGCGTTGTCGAGCGTCTCCTCGGACAGCCAGCCGGCCTCGGGCAGCAGCGCCTCCAGCCGGGCCCGCAACATCGCGTCGACCTCCAGATCGACCTCGCACACCGGGTTGCCGGGCGATTTCTCCCAGCGGCGGAAGTCGGTGCGCCACTTCGCGAGCGCCAGCGCCCCCGCCTCCCGCGCGATGCCCGCGACCGCCGCGGTCAGGTCAGCCACCGGCGACCATCATGCCGTCGATGCGCAGACTGGGCGCGTTCATGCTGCCGCGGAATTCCAGATCGCTGGCCGGGGTCAGAGCCAGGAACATGGCCTTCAGATTGCCAGCGATGGTGAATTCGCTGACGGGTCGGGTGATCTCCCCGCGTTCGATCAGGAAGCCCGCCGCACCCAGGCTGTAGTCGCCGGTGACGCCGTTGACGCCGTGGCCGATCACTTCGGTCACCAGCACGCCGCGATCGATCTCCCCGATCAGCGTCGCGCGCGGGGTCGCGCCGGCGGTTAGGTGGACGTTGGTCGCAGTGGCGCCCGGCGATCCGCTAACGCCGCGGGAAGCGTGGCCGGTCGGCTCGAGCCCCAATTGGCGCGCGGCGGCGCTGTCCATCAGCCAGGTCTGGAGCACCCCGTCGTCGACGATGCGCGTGGGCGATACCGGCAGCCCCTCACCATCGAACGGTTTCGAGCGCAGCCCGCGCGGGCGGTGCGGGTCGTCGAGGATGTGGACGCCCTTGGGCAGGACGGGGGTGCCGAGCGCGTGGAGCAGGAAGCTGGTCTGCCGCGCGATCGCCGCGCCGCTGATCGCGCTCAGCAACGCGCCGATCAGTCCCCCGGCGATGCGCCGATCGAACACCACCGGCATCGCACCGCCCTGTATCCGCCCCGGATTGACCCGCGCGGCGACGCGCTCTCCCGCAAGGCGCCCGATCGCCTCGGGCGCGTCGAGCATCGACAGATGGCGGACGGTGTGGGTGGCGTAGTCGCGCTCCATCGCGCCGGTTTCGCCGGCGAGGACGCTGGCGGAGGCATTGTAGCTGCTGAGCGAATAGCCGCCGGAAAAACCGTGGCTGGTGGCCAGCGCGATGGTGACGCGCGAGGCGGAGGCGGACGCGCCGTCGCTCATCGTGACGCCCGGCACCGACCGCGCGGCCTCCTCGACCGCGAGCGCGCGTGCCTTCAACGCGTCGGGGGCGGGGTCGCCGTGGTCGTCGAGGTCGAGGTCGGGCTTGATGCCAGTCAGCAGGCGGTCGGCGGGAGCGAGGCCGGCCCAGGGGTCTTCGGGCGCCAGCCGCGCCATCGCGACCGCGCGGTCGACCAAGGTCGCCAGCGCATCGTCGGACAGGTCGGAGGTGGAGACGCTGGCCGAGCGATGGCCGACGAACACGCGCAGGCCAAGTTCGGCGCTTTCGGCGCGACCGACATCCTCCAGCGCGCCCATCCGCACCTGCACCGCGGTCGCGGCGTCGGCGGCGAACACGGCATCGGCGGCATCGGCCCCGGCGGCGCGGGCGCGCGCGACGATGGCGGCGGCGGTATCGGTGGCTTGGGCAGGCGTCAGCATCGCGCCGAGGTAGGGATGGCGGGGTGGAACGTCAAAGCGTGGTCCCCACGACCACGCAGGCGAGGAACATCAGCGCGCCCGCATTGCGGTTCGACCGGAAGCGGGCGAGCGCACCCGCGCCGTCGGCGGGCACCAATGTCGTGACCTGCCAGCCGAGATGCAGCGCCATCGGCAGCAGCGCGACGAGTGCCAGCCAGTCGCCGCGCACCAGCCAGATCGCCGCGCCCCACAGCAGCAGGGCAAGCGCATAGAAGCCGGCGACGCCGCCGCGCACCCCCGCCCCCAACGCCCGTGCCGACGACCGCACGCCGATCAGCGCGTCGTCCTCGACATCCTGAAGCGCGTAGATCGTGTCGTATCCGATCACCCACGCGATGCCGCCGGCGTAGAGCAAAGCCGCCGCCCAGCCGAAATCCCCCGCAACCTCGACCCAGCCGACCAGCGCCGCCCAGCTGAACACGATCCCCAGCCACGCCTGCGGCCACCAGGTGATGCGCTTCATGAAGGGATAGGCGGCGACGGGCGCGAGGCTGGCCACCGCGACGATCGCGGCGGGCAGGTGGAGTTGCAGCAGGACGACGAGGCCGATGAGGCTGAGGATGACGAGCCAAACCCACGCCGCCCTCACCGATATCGCCCCACTGGCGACCGGGCGCGACGCGGTGCGTGCCACCTGTCGGTCGAGGTCGCGGTCGACGATGTCGTTATAGACGCACCCTGCCCCACGCATCGCGATGCTGCCGAGCAGCAGCCACAAGATCAGATCCCAACGCGCGAAGGCGCCGCCCGCCAGCGCGACGCTCCAGGCGCCGGGCCAGAACAGCAGCCACCACCCGATCGGCCGGTCGAATCGCGCGAGCGAGGCGAATGCGCGCAGGCGCGGCGGGAGCGAACCGACGAGCCCGCGGTGTTCGGTATCGGGGACGATCTGGGGCGCGATCATGCGCGAATGTTGACAAAGTTGACGGCCGATCGGGGGGTGTCCGGCCCCCTTTCAGGCGCCACGCCGGGGCGCGGATGGACGGATCGCGTAATCATAAGCCGGTCCTGACAGATCGCCGGCGTGTAGGACAGGGGCGCGATGGAGCGTTGCCGCGCGTTCGTGCGTTGGCCGCACCACGACTGGATGGAGATTCGTGTATGCCGCGCCTGCCGATTGCCATGACCATCGTCGCGCTGGCGACCGCAGCGGCACCCGCCGCCCCGCCCGCACCCGGCTGGGCGGGGGTATGGCGCAATGCGTCGAACAGCGTCCACCTGCGCGCGGCGCCGTGTGGCCGCGGGCGCGATGCCGGCATGTGCGGGACAGTGATTTGGGCGAGCCCGAAGGCCAAGGCCGACGTCGCCGCGCGCGGGCGCACGCTGGTCGGCGCGCAGCTGTTCCGCGATTTCCAGCCGACCGGCGATGGCGCGTGGGAGGGTGAGGTCTATGTGCCCGACATCGACCGCAGCTTTTCGGGCACGATCACCCTGGAAGGGCGCAACCGCCTGGTCGGCGAGGGCTGCCTGTTCGGCGGCTTCGGCTGCAAGCAGCAGGTGTGGACGCGCGTCGTCAAATAGCGGAGGGCACCCCGTCGCCCCAATCGGCGGACGCGGGTGCCGGCGCCGGGCGTACCCGCAGCCACGACGCGCCAATGCGGGCGTCGAGCGCGGGCGGATCGAACGGGTCGAGGCCGGAGCCGGGATAGAAGGTCAGCTCGCCGAACATCGGTCGCCCGGCGATTTCGTAGAAATCGGCGCGGACGAAATCGATGTCCTCGCCCAGCGTTTCCGCCGCCGCGATCATCGCCGACAGCGACACCGGCGGGGCCGGATCGTCGCCCGTGGGTGTCGAGACACGCGCCCAGTCGCGGTCGAACAGCACCCAGCGATGTGCGCCTGCGCGGTCGAGGTGAACCTGGATATATTCGACTCGCCCGCCGAAGACGTAGAGCTTGTAATCGAGCGGCAGTCGCCCCGCCTCCCCCACGAACGGTTCGACCAGCAGCCCGCGGGGAATCGCGCCGTAAAGCCATTCGTCGAGCCAGCCGCCGTAGCGCGTCCCCATCCATCGGCGCGACGCACGCCGGATCGCCGGCCAGTCGATGTCGTCGTCCAGCACGAACGCGTTCTGATTGCAGCCGTGGCGCGATTTCACGACGAACGGTGCCGGCCATTGCGGCGCGTCGGGCAGCCGCGTGCCGTGCCACAAGGTCGGGATCACCCATTCCCCGCCCAGCCGGTCGGCGACGTGCGCTTTCACCGCCACCTTGTCGGCGAGCATCGGCAGGCGCGGATCGCGGTCGTTGAGCTTGCGGTGCTGGACCAGCTCGGTGAAGGTCGTCGGCGCCCTGAGATCGGGCAGCTTCCCGTGCCGCCACAGATAGGTCAGCGACACGCGAGCCAGCGGCAGCAGTTCGGGAGTGTCGGCCAACTGGGCCATAAGCGAAGCGATCATTGCGGGGGAGCGCGCGGCGCGGACGCTTGTTCCGTTTGCGACACGATCGCAATTGTGGCGCGCTCGCCTGGCAGCGGTTAGGGGGACGATATGCCCGCTACCCCCGCCTGGCCGCCGCAATCGACCCCTCGCCTCTTCATCACCGAACCGCTGGCGCAGGGCGCGGCGATCCGCCTCGACGGGGCGCAGGCGCATTATCTGGTGTCGGTGATGCGGACGAAGATCGGCGATCCGGTGAAGCTGTTCGACGGAACGTCGGGCGAATGGCTGGGCGTGGCCGAGAGCGTCGGCAAACGCGACCTGACTCTGGTGGTGCGCGAGCAGCTGCGCGCGGCGGAGTCGGTGCCCGACCTGTGGCTGGTCGCCGCGCCGCTGAAGAAAGGCCGGATCGACTGGCTGGCGGAGAAGGCGTGCGAACTGGGCGTCGCGCGGCTGGCGCTGGTCGAAACGCGGCGGACGGTGGTGGACCGGGTGAACCTCGATCGGCTGACCGCGCACATGATCGAGGCGGCGGAGCAATGCGGGCGCACCGCGGTGCCGGCGCTCGACCCGGTGGTGAAGCTCGCCGCAATGTTGCGCGACTGGCCGGCGGATCGGGCGTTGTTCTTCGCGGACGAAACCGGCGGCGCGCCAGCACTCGCCGCGATGCGCGCGCATGCCGGGCCGGCGGCTATCCTGATCGGGCCGGAAGGCGGCTTCGACTCCGCCGAGCGCGACGCGATCCGGGAATTGCCACAGGCGGTCGGCGTCGCGCTCGGCCCCCGCATCTTGCGCGCGGATACCGCGGCGGCGGCGGCGGTCGCGTTGTGGATGGCCGCGGCTGGGGATTGGTAGGCGCCATTCCTCCCGGTACGGGGAGATGGCAGCCGGAGGCTGACGGAGGGGGCCATTCTCCACCGCAGCGCTCGCGGCACGCCCCCTCCACCAGCCTGCGGCTGGTCCCCCTCCCCGCGAGCGGGGAGGATTTTGCGCCCCACTAGCGTCCGCCTCTGCCCCGGCGTAAGGGCCGCGGATGACGACGAAGACTGCCTCGGCAACCCCCTCTCCCGCCATCGAGTCGGTCGAGCAGCTCTATGCCAGCTTCGCCCGCGGCGAGAAGCCGAAGGAGCGGTGGCGGATCGGCACCGAGCATGAGAAGTTCGTGTACTCGACCGCCGATCATCACGCGCCGAGCTATGACGAGCCGGGCGGCATCCGCGCCCTGCTGGGCGAGCTGGAGCAGTTCGGATGGAAGCCGGTGTTCGAGGGCGACAAGGTCATCGCGCTGTCGGGCGACGACGGTTCGGTCAGCCTGGAACCCGCCGGGCAGTTCGAGCTGTCGGGCGCGCCGCTGGAAAACCTGCACCAGACCTGTGCCGAGACCGGGCGCCACCTGAAACAGGTGAAGGCGGTGGGCGAGAAGCTTGGGATCGGGTTCCTGGGGCTTGGCATGTGGCCAGACAAGACGCGCGCGGACCTGCCGCGGATGCCCAAGGGGCGGTATGGCATCATGCTGGACCACATGCCGCGGGTGGGGTCGCTCGGGCTAGACATGATGCTCAGGACCTGCACGATCCAGGTGAACCTGGATTATGCGTCCGAGGCCGACATGGCGAAGAAGTTCCGCACGAGCCTCGCGCTGCAACCGCTCGCCACAGCGTTGTTCGCGAATTCGCCGTTCACCGAAGGCAAGCCGAACGGCATGCTGAGCTATCGCAGCCACATCTGGTCGGACACCGACCCGCATCGGACGGGGATGCTGCCGTTCGTGTTCGAGGAGGGTTTCGGCTACGAACGCTATGCCGAATACGCGCTCGATGTGCCGATGTACTTCGTTTACCGCGAGGGGCGCTACATCGACGCCGCCGGCCTTTCCTTCCGCGACTTCCTGAAGGGTGAGCTGAGCGTCCTGCCCGGCGAGACGCCGACGATGGACGACTGGAACGACCATCTCTCCACCGCCTTTCCCGAAGTGCGGCTGAAGACCTTCCTGGAGATGCGCGGGGCCGACGGTGGGCCGTGGGACAGCATCTGCGCGTTGCCAGCACTGTGGGTCGGGCTGCTATACGATGACGGCGCGCTGGATGCGGCGTGGGACGTGGTGAAGCACTGGACGATGGAGGAGCGCGAGGCGTTGAGGACTGCGGTGCCGCGGCTGGCGCTGGACGCGCCGATCCCGGGTGGGGGCACGTTGCGCGATATCGCCGGCGAAGTGCTCGACATCGCGAATGCCGGGCTGACTGCGCGCGCGCGGCTGAACGGTGCGGGCGACAGCGAGGCCGGGTTCCTCGACCCGCTGCGCGCGATCGTGCGGTCGGGGAAGGTGCCGGCGCAGGTGCTGCTCGATCGCTACCACGGCGCGTGGGGGCAGGACGTGTCGCGGGTGTACGGCGAGTACAGCTTCTGAAGCGCGCGGCGCGCTGGTCCGCGCTGGTTGCAGCGATGCTGACGGCGGTGCCCGCGCACGCGCAGGATGAGGACGCGCAGCTGTGGTTGCAGGTGAACGCCAGTGCCCCGCTCGCCGAGCGGGTGAAACTGACGCTCGAGCAGATCGCGCGGATCGGCGACAGGCAGGGCGGGCTGTTCCAGACCGAACTCGGCGGGATCGTGGCGTATCGCGTGTCGGACCAGATCGAGCTGGGCTTCGGCTATCGCCGCGTCGGGTTTCACAACGGCAACCGTAGCGAGGACGAGAACCGGCTGCGCCAGCACATCGTGGCGACGTTCGGGCGCTTAGTCGGGCGGTTGCGCGTCGACGAGCGGTTTCATCCGGGCGGCGACGAGATCGGATTCCGCATCCGCCCGTTGCTGCGCTACAATCAGCCGCTGGGAAAAGGCGGGCTCAAATTGTTCATCAGCCATGAGAGCTTCTACCTGCCCAACGCGACGCGCTGGGGTCAGCGGAGCGGGTATGAGCGGATGCGCAACAGCGTCGGCTTCACGATCCCGCTGGGGAAACTGAGCAGCGTCGATGTCGGCTATCTCAACCAATATCGTCCGGGGCGCAGCGGGTCACCGGCGCAAATGGATCATGCGCTGTCGACGCAGCTGACGCTGAGCATCGGCAGCCACACGTCGTCGCAAGTCGAGGACTGAGCGTTCGGGTTCAGCGCGACAGGCGGGCGAACATCCGCGGG includes:
- the hppD gene encoding 4-hydroxyphenylpyruvate dioxygenase; translated protein: MTDTINPLGLNGFEFVEFTSPDPDAMARQFEQLGFVPSHTHPTKSITRYKQGRINLMLNRDESGRVAEFRAAHGPSASAMAFRVSDPAEAMRWALEHGAKRTVEDDTVIEGIGGSYLYFIQDGTDLYADWAEIPGWQEAEAENNVGLDLLDHLTHNVRRGQMQVWSAFYKELFGFEEQKYFDIKGQATGLFSQAMIAPDKAIRIPLNESQDDKSQIEEFIREYKGEGIQHLALTTPDIFDTVERLRARGVKLQDTIETYYELVDKRVPGHGEDLERLRRNRILIDGNVGDEGILLQIFTENMFGPIFFEVIQRKGNEGFGNGNFQALFESIELDQIRRGVIQVDA
- the hmgA gene encoding homogentisate 1,2-dioxygenase → MMADQHYTPGFANHIATEAVPGALPVGRNSPQKTPFGLYAEQLSGTAFTAPRSENRRSWLYRLRPTANHPAFTLYDGAPDLKSAPFDDVPPSPNRLRWDPLPYPDAATDWIDGLVTYGGTGSVAEQTGVGIHLYAATADMQRAFFSADGELLIVPQEGALHIETEMGRIDVAPLSIALIPRGVRFRITLPDGKARGYVCENYGALFRLPDLGPIGANGLANPRDFETPAAWYEDSDAPCDVIQKFQGGLWRTRLDHSPFDVVAWHGNLAPCRYDLTRFNTINTVSFDHPDPSIFTVLTAPSDTPGTANCDFVIFPPRWMVAEDTFRPPWFHRNVMSEFMGLITGAYDAKEGGFAPGGASLHNQMNGHGPDQASYEKAVAADLKPHKIDGTMAFMFETRHVVRPTRWASEAPTMQLDYDDVWSGFAKAQLPR
- a CDS encoding Rieske (2Fe-2S) protein produces the protein MSDAARVYATPPGVKLGPIDQVADGKARNFVLQLRAGRFHGFVVRRGDGVVGYVDRCPHMQVPMAQRLDEYLTPDGSLIACSWHGALFRVEDGVCVGGPCAGQALTPWPVAVVDGGIVTA
- a CDS encoding 3'(2'),5'-bisphosphate nucleotidase CysQ, which translates into the protein MADLTAAVAGIAREAGALALAKWRTDFRRWEKSPGNPVCEVDLEVDAMLRARLEALLPEAGWLSEETLDNAARLASERVWVVDPIDGTRDYVRGRPGWAVSIALVERGVPVIGVLDAPARDEVWIAERGNGATRNGASIRVANRDSLAGARVPADSLPRVDADLAMVPKPNSIALRIAMVAAGKADLVATVRWGHEWDVAAAALIATEAGATVSDAFGDPLAFNTHDARAFGVLAAAPGIHAAAVERLAERARAAV
- a CDS encoding TldD/PmbA family protein; amino-acid sequence: MLTPAQATDTAAAIVARARAAGADAADAVFAADAATAVQVRMGALEDVGRAESAELGLRVFVGHRSASVSTSDLSDDALATLVDRAVAMARLAPEDPWAGLAPADRLLTGIKPDLDLDDHGDPAPDALKARALAVEEAARSVPGVTMSDGASASASRVTIALATSHGFSGGYSLSSYNASASVLAGETGAMERDYATHTVRHLSMLDAPEAIGRLAGERVAARVNPGRIQGGAMPVVFDRRIAGGLIGALLSAISGAAIARQTSFLLHALGTPVLPKGVHILDDPHRPRGLRSKPFDGEGLPVSPTRIVDDGVLQTWLMDSAAARQLGLEPTGHASRGVSGSPGATATNVHLTAGATPRATLIGEIDRGVLVTEVIGHGVNGVTGDYSLGAAGFLIERGEITRPVSEFTIAGNLKAMFLALTPASDLEFRGSMNAPSLRIDGMMVAGG
- the ubiA gene encoding 4-hydroxybenzoate octaprenyltransferase translates to MIAPQIVPDTEHRGLVGSLPPRLRAFASLARFDRPIGWWLLFWPGAWSVALAGGAFARWDLILWLLLGSIAMRGAGCVYNDIVDRDLDRQVARTASRPVASGAISVRAAWVWLVILSLIGLVVLLQLHLPAAIVAVASLAPVAAYPFMKRITWWPQAWLGIVFSWAALVGWVEVAGDFGWAAALLYAGGIAWVIGYDTIYALQDVEDDALIGVRSSARALGAGVRGGVAGFYALALLLWGAAIWLVRGDWLALVALLPMALHLGWQVTTLVPADGAGALARFRSNRNAGALMFLACVVVGTTL
- a CDS encoding DUF2147 domain-containing protein; amino-acid sequence: MPRLPIAMTIVALATAAAPAAPPAPGWAGVWRNASNSVHLRAAPCGRGRDAGMCGTVIWASPKAKADVAARGRTLVGAQLFRDFQPTGDGAWEGEVYVPDIDRSFSGTITLEGRNRLVGEGCLFGGFGCKQQVWTRVVK
- a CDS encoding ATP-grasp fold amidoligase family protein encodes the protein MIASLMAQLADTPELLPLARVSLTYLWRHGKLPDLRAPTTFTELVQHRKLNDRDPRLPMLADKVAVKAHVADRLGGEWVIPTLWHGTRLPDAPQWPAPFVVKSRHGCNQNAFVLDDDIDWPAIRRASRRWMGTRYGGWLDEWLYGAIPRGLLVEPFVGEAGRLPLDYKLYVFGGRVEYIQVHLDRAGAHRWVLFDRDWARVSTPTGDDPAPPVSLSAMIAAAETLGEDIDFVRADFYEIAGRPMFGELTFYPGSGLDPFDPPALDARIGASWLRVRPAPAPASADWGDGVPSAI
- a CDS encoding 16S rRNA (uracil(1498)-N(3))-methyltransferase, whose product is MPATPAWPPQSTPRLFITEPLAQGAAIRLDGAQAHYLVSVMRTKIGDPVKLFDGTSGEWLGVAESVGKRDLTLVVREQLRAAESVPDLWLVAAPLKKGRIDWLAEKACELGVARLALVETRRTVVDRVNLDRLTAHMIEAAEQCGRTAVPALDPVVKLAAMLRDWPADRALFFADETGGAPALAAMRAHAGPAAILIGPEGGFDSAERDAIRELPQAVGVALGPRILRADTAAAAAVALWMAAAGDW
- a CDS encoding glutamate--cysteine ligase, whose amino-acid sequence is MTTKTASATPSPAIESVEQLYASFARGEKPKERWRIGTEHEKFVYSTADHHAPSYDEPGGIRALLGELEQFGWKPVFEGDKVIALSGDDGSVSLEPAGQFELSGAPLENLHQTCAETGRHLKQVKAVGEKLGIGFLGLGMWPDKTRADLPRMPKGRYGIMLDHMPRVGSLGLDMMLRTCTIQVNLDYASEADMAKKFRTSLALQPLATALFANSPFTEGKPNGMLSYRSHIWSDTDPHRTGMLPFVFEEGFGYERYAEYALDVPMYFVYREGRYIDAAGLSFRDFLKGELSVLPGETPTMDDWNDHLSTAFPEVRLKTFLEMRGADGGPWDSICALPALWVGLLYDDGALDAAWDVVKHWTMEEREALRTAVPRLALDAPIPGGGTLRDIAGEVLDIANAGLTARARLNGAGDSEAGFLDPLRAIVRSGKVPAQVLLDRYHGAWGQDVSRVYGEYSF
- a CDS encoding DUF2490 domain-containing protein; amino-acid sequence: MLTAVPAHAQDEDAQLWLQVNASAPLAERVKLTLEQIARIGDRQGGLFQTELGGIVAYRVSDQIELGFGYRRVGFHNGNRSEDENRLRQHIVATFGRLVGRLRVDERFHPGGDEIGFRIRPLLRYNQPLGKGGLKLFISHESFYLPNATRWGQRSGYERMRNSVGFTIPLGKLSSVDVGYLNQYRPGRSGSPAQMDHALSTQLTLSIGSHTSSQVED